In Excalfactoria chinensis isolate bCotChi1 chromosome 3, bCotChi1.hap2, whole genome shotgun sequence, one DNA window encodes the following:
- the CYRIA gene encoding CYFIP-related Rac1 interactor A isoform X2, with product MGNLLKVLTREIENYPHFFLDFENAQPTDGEREVWNQISAVLQDSESMLADLQAYKGAGQEIRDAIQNPNDIQLQEKAWNSVCPLVVRLKRFYEFSLRLEKALQSLLESLTCPPYTPTQHLEREQALAKEFAEILHFTLRFDELKMRNPAIQNDFSYYRRTISRNRINNMHLDIENEVNNEMANRMSLFYAEATPMLKTLSNATTHFVSENKTLPIENTTDCLSTMASVCKVMLETPEYRSRFTSEETLMFCMRVMVGVIILYDHVHPVGAFSKTSKIDMKGCIKVLKEQPPDTVEGLLNALRFTTKHLNDESTSKQIRAMLQ from the exons ATGGGTAATCTTCTTAAGGTCCTTACCAGGGAAATTGAAAACTATCCACATTTTTTCCTGGATTTTGAAA aTGCCCAGCCCacagatggagaaagagaagtaTGGAATCAAATCAGTGCAGTTTTACAGGACTCAGAAAGTATGCTTGCAGATCTTCAGGCTTACAAAGGAGCTGGACAAGAAATTAGAGAT GCAATACAAAACCCCAATGATATCCAGTTGCAAGAAAAAGCATGGAATTCGGTGTGTCCTCTGGTCGTGAGGCTGAAGCGCTTTTATGAGTTTTCGCTGAGATTAG aaaaggCCCTGCAGAGCTTACTGGAATCTTTGACATGCCCACCTTACACTCCAACTCAACACCTGGAACGAGAACAGGCTTTGGCTAAAGAGTTTGCAGAAATCTTACATTTTACTCTTCGTTTTGATGAACTTAAG ATGAGAAACCCAGCAATTCAGAATGACTTCAGTTATTATAGGCGGACAATAAGTCGCAACAGGATAAACAACATGCAT ctAGACATCGAGAATGAAGTCAACAACGAAATGGCCAATAGGATGTCCCTGTTTTATGCAGAAGCAACACCAATGCTGAAAACACTCAGTAATGCAACTACACATTTTGTATCAGAA AACAAAACATTGCCAATAGAAAATACAACAGACTGCTTGAGTACTATGGCTAGTGTATGCAAAGTCATGTTGGAAACACC AGAGTACAGGAGTAGATTCACCAGTGAAGAGACTCTTATGTTCTGCATGAGAGTAATGGTGGGAGTTATCATACTGTATGATCATGTTCATCCCGTGGGAGCTTTCTCAAAGACATCAAAGATTGAT ATGAAGGGATGCATAAAAGTTTTAAAGGAACAACCACCTGACACTGTGGAAGGACTTCTGAATGCTCTCAG GTTCACTACGAAACACCTGAATGATGAATCTACTTCCAAACAGATCCGAGCTATGCTGCAGTAG
- the CYRIA gene encoding CYFIP-related Rac1 interactor A isoform X1, which yields MGNLLKVLTCTELDQGPNFFLDFENAQPTDGEREVWNQISAVLQDSESMLADLQAYKGAGQEIRDAIQNPNDIQLQEKAWNSVCPLVVRLKRFYEFSLRLEKALQSLLESLTCPPYTPTQHLEREQALAKEFAEILHFTLRFDELKMRNPAIQNDFSYYRRTISRNRINNMHLDIENEVNNEMANRMSLFYAEATPMLKTLSNATTHFVSENKTLPIENTTDCLSTMASVCKVMLETPEYRSRFTSEETLMFCMRVMVGVIILYDHVHPVGAFSKTSKIDMKGCIKVLKEQPPDTVEGLLNALRFTTKHLNDESTSKQIRAMLQ from the exons ATGGGAAATCTTTTAAAAGTTCTCACTTGCACAGAGCTTGATCAGGGGCCAAATTTTTTCCTTGACTTTGAAA aTGCCCAGCCCacagatggagaaagagaagtaTGGAATCAAATCAGTGCAGTTTTACAGGACTCAGAAAGTATGCTTGCAGATCTTCAGGCTTACAAAGGAGCTGGACAAGAAATTAGAGAT GCAATACAAAACCCCAATGATATCCAGTTGCAAGAAAAAGCATGGAATTCGGTGTGTCCTCTGGTCGTGAGGCTGAAGCGCTTTTATGAGTTTTCGCTGAGATTAG aaaaggCCCTGCAGAGCTTACTGGAATCTTTGACATGCCCACCTTACACTCCAACTCAACACCTGGAACGAGAACAGGCTTTGGCTAAAGAGTTTGCAGAAATCTTACATTTTACTCTTCGTTTTGATGAACTTAAG ATGAGAAACCCAGCAATTCAGAATGACTTCAGTTATTATAGGCGGACAATAAGTCGCAACAGGATAAACAACATGCAT ctAGACATCGAGAATGAAGTCAACAACGAAATGGCCAATAGGATGTCCCTGTTTTATGCAGAAGCAACACCAATGCTGAAAACACTCAGTAATGCAACTACACATTTTGTATCAGAA AACAAAACATTGCCAATAGAAAATACAACAGACTGCTTGAGTACTATGGCTAGTGTATGCAAAGTCATGTTGGAAACACC AGAGTACAGGAGTAGATTCACCAGTGAAGAGACTCTTATGTTCTGCATGAGAGTAATGGTGGGAGTTATCATACTGTATGATCATGTTCATCCCGTGGGAGCTTTCTCAAAGACATCAAAGATTGAT ATGAAGGGATGCATAAAAGTTTTAAAGGAACAACCACCTGACACTGTGGAAGGACTTCTGAATGCTCTCAG GTTCACTACGAAACACCTGAATGATGAATCTACTTCCAAACAGATCCGAGCTATGCTGCAGTAG
- the CYRIA gene encoding CYFIP-related Rac1 interactor A isoform X3 — MLADLQAYKGAGQEIRDAIQNPNDIQLQEKAWNSVCPLVVRLKRFYEFSLRLEKALQSLLESLTCPPYTPTQHLEREQALAKEFAEILHFTLRFDELKMRNPAIQNDFSYYRRTISRNRINNMHLDIENEVNNEMANRMSLFYAEATPMLKTLSNATTHFVSENKTLPIENTTDCLSTMASVCKVMLETPEYRSRFTSEETLMFCMRVMVGVIILYDHVHPVGAFSKTSKIDMKGCIKVLKEQPPDTVEGLLNALRFTTKHLNDESTSKQIRAMLQ, encoded by the exons ATGCTTGCAGATCTTCAGGCTTACAAAGGAGCTGGACAAGAAATTAGAGAT GCAATACAAAACCCCAATGATATCCAGTTGCAAGAAAAAGCATGGAATTCGGTGTGTCCTCTGGTCGTGAGGCTGAAGCGCTTTTATGAGTTTTCGCTGAGATTAG aaaaggCCCTGCAGAGCTTACTGGAATCTTTGACATGCCCACCTTACACTCCAACTCAACACCTGGAACGAGAACAGGCTTTGGCTAAAGAGTTTGCAGAAATCTTACATTTTACTCTTCGTTTTGATGAACTTAAG ATGAGAAACCCAGCAATTCAGAATGACTTCAGTTATTATAGGCGGACAATAAGTCGCAACAGGATAAACAACATGCAT ctAGACATCGAGAATGAAGTCAACAACGAAATGGCCAATAGGATGTCCCTGTTTTATGCAGAAGCAACACCAATGCTGAAAACACTCAGTAATGCAACTACACATTTTGTATCAGAA AACAAAACATTGCCAATAGAAAATACAACAGACTGCTTGAGTACTATGGCTAGTGTATGCAAAGTCATGTTGGAAACACC AGAGTACAGGAGTAGATTCACCAGTGAAGAGACTCTTATGTTCTGCATGAGAGTAATGGTGGGAGTTATCATACTGTATGATCATGTTCATCCCGTGGGAGCTTTCTCAAAGACATCAAAGATTGAT ATGAAGGGATGCATAAAAGTTTTAAAGGAACAACCACCTGACACTGTGGAAGGACTTCTGAATGCTCTCAG GTTCACTACGAAACACCTGAATGATGAATCTACTTCCAAACAGATCCGAGCTATGCTGCAGTAG